A stretch of Lactuca sativa cultivar Salinas chromosome 6, Lsat_Salinas_v11, whole genome shotgun sequence DNA encodes these proteins:
- the LOC111890571 gene encoding sterol 3-beta-glucosyltransferase UGT80B1 isoform X1: MDSDVIGENLSTENFEVRDEESYVASTSNEIENLSTISSSSPMRHTDVSSPKEIFKSKELSHSAPPHPRKALDHSSTAPSTIRRNLFPENKEAAYSRSMTEKWWTQSWIPRHELKLDRLSEREKQKLIVELVKIQSDGTVEVDLSKSAPVASELFEYQTIEGFHPDMEFIVTDSNKSIPKLNIAVLVVGTRGDVQPFLAMSKRLQEFGHHVRLATHANFRSFVESAGVDFYPLGGDPRILAGYMARNKGLIPSAPGEIIIQRKQLKAIIESLLPACTQPDLKTGQPFRAQAIIANPPAYGHAHVAEALGVPLHMFFTMPWTPTSEFPSPLARVPQSAGNWLSYIVVDLLIWWGIRGYINDFRRKLNLAPIAYFSMYRGSISHFPTGYMWSPHVVSKPKDWGPLVDVVGYCFLNLASKYQPPEEFIQWIGKGSSPIYIGFGSMPLEDSTKTTNIILEALRRTGQRGIIDRGWGDLGTFPEIPDDVFLLVDCPHDWLFPQCAAVVHHGGAGTTATGLRAGCPTTIVPFFGDQYFWGDRIYNRGLGPTPIPISQLTVEALSDAINFMLQPEVKTRVMDLAKLIENEDGVANAVNAFHRHLPPDMPLSPPPSSKRHDDDDGYDHDDHPTLLQWFFTQIGLHCGCGSS, translated from the exons ATGGATAGTGATGTGATTGGGGAGAATTTAAGTACAGAAAATTTCGAAGTTAGAGATGAAGAATCTTATGTTGCTAGCACTTCTAATGAGATTGAAAACCTTAGTACAATTTCAAGTAGTTCGCCAATGAGACATACAGATGTTTCATCACCTAAAGAGATCTTTAAATCCAAGGAATTGAGTCATAGTGCTCCACCACATCCTAGAAAGG CCTTGGATCATAGTTCAACAGCACCTTCAACAATACGTAGAAATCTATTCCCTGAAAACAAGGAGGCTGCATATTCAAGGTCTATGACCGAAAAATGGTGGACACAATCATGGATTCCAAGACATGAACTTAAATTAGATCGATTGTCTGAACGTGAAAAG CAAAAGCTTATTGTGGAACTTGTGAAAATTCAAAGTGATGGAACAGTGGAGGTGGATCTATCCAAGAGTGCACCAGTAGCTTCAGAGTTATTTGAGTATCAAACAATTgaagggtttcatccagacatgGAATTCATTGTCACTGATTCCAATAAATCGATTCCTAAATTAAACATTGCAGTTCTTGTAGTTGGAACAAGAGGAGATGTTCAACCTTTTCTTGCTATGTCAAAACGACTTCAG GAGTTTGGTCATCATGTTAGGCTCGCAACACATGCAAACTTCCGGTCTTTTGTAGAGTCGGCTGGTGTTGACTTTTATCCTTTGGGCGGTGATCCTCGTATTTTGGCCGGAT ATATGGCAAGGAATAAAGGTCTTATTCCATCAGCACCTGGTGAAATAATCATTCAAAGAAAACAACTAAAAGCAATTATCGAATCTCTTCTTCCTGCATGCACACAACCAGATTTAAAAACGGGTCAACCTTTTCGAGCTCAAGCAATCATTGCAAATCCTCCTGCTTATG GACATGCACATGTTGCTGAAGCTCTTGGTGTTCCTCTTCACATGTTCTTTACAATGCCATGGAC GCCGACATCTGAGTTTCCTTCCCCCTTAGCACGGGTCCCACAAAGTGCTGGTAATTGg CTTTCATATATAGTTGTAGATCTTCTAATTTGGTGGGGAATAAGAGGATATATAAACGACTTTAGAAGAAAGTTAAATCTTGCTCCAATTGCTTACTTTAGCATGTATCGAGGCTCAATTTCTCATTTCCCAACTGGGTATATGTGGAGTCCTCATGTTGTATCTAAACCTAAAG ATTGGGGTCCACTGGTTGATGTTGTTGGTTATTGCTTCTTGAATCTTGCTTCCAAGTATCAACCACCCGAAGAGTTTATTCAATGGATTGGAAAAGGATCAAGTCCGATATATATTGGATTTGGAAGCATG cCTCTTGAAGATTCAACGAAGACTACAAATATCATTTTGGAAGCTTTAAGAAGGACAGGTCAAAGGGGGATAATTGACCGAGGTTGGGGAGATCTTGGGACTT TTCCCGAAATCCCGGATGATGTTTTTCTTCTAGTGGATTGTCCTCATGATTGGTTGTTCCCTCAATGTGCAGCTGTG GTTCATCATGGTGGTGCTGGAACGACTGCAACAGGATTGCGGGCCGGG TGTCCTACAACTATTGTTCCTTTCTTTGGAGATCAATATTTTTGGGGGGATAGAATATATAATAGAGGACTGGGGCCCACTCCAATTCCAATATCTCAACTTACAGTTGAAGCACTTTCAGATGCGATAAATTTCATGCTACAACCCGAG GTGAAAACTCGAGTAATGGATTTGGCAAAGCTAATAGAGAATGAAGATGGTGTTGCTAATGCAGTCAATGCATTTCACCGCCACCTGCCGCCAGATATGCCGCTGTCACCACCGCCATCTTCAAAGcgacatgatgatgatgatgggtaTGATCATGATGATCATCCGACTCTTTTACAATGGTTCTTTACTCAGATCGGATTACATTGTGGCTGTGGTTCATCTTGA
- the LOC111890571 gene encoding sterol 3-beta-glucosyltransferase UGT80B1 isoform X2 — protein MTEKWWTQSWIPRHELKLDRLSEREKQKLIVELVKIQSDGTVEVDLSKSAPVASELFEYQTIEGFHPDMEFIVTDSNKSIPKLNIAVLVVGTRGDVQPFLAMSKRLQEFGHHVRLATHANFRSFVESAGVDFYPLGGDPRILAGYMARNKGLIPSAPGEIIIQRKQLKAIIESLLPACTQPDLKTGQPFRAQAIIANPPAYGHAHVAEALGVPLHMFFTMPWTPTSEFPSPLARVPQSAGNWLSYIVVDLLIWWGIRGYINDFRRKLNLAPIAYFSMYRGSISHFPTGYMWSPHVVSKPKDWGPLVDVVGYCFLNLASKYQPPEEFIQWIGKGSSPIYIGFGSMPLEDSTKTTNIILEALRRTGQRGIIDRGWGDLGTFPEIPDDVFLLVDCPHDWLFPQCAAVVHHGGAGTTATGLRAGCPTTIVPFFGDQYFWGDRIYNRGLGPTPIPISQLTVEALSDAINFMLQPEVKTRVMDLAKLIENEDGVANAVNAFHRHLPPDMPLSPPPSSKRHDDDDGYDHDDHPTLLQWFFTQIGLHCGCGSS, from the exons ATGACCGAAAAATGGTGGACACAATCATGGATTCCAAGACATGAACTTAAATTAGATCGATTGTCTGAACGTGAAAAG CAAAAGCTTATTGTGGAACTTGTGAAAATTCAAAGTGATGGAACAGTGGAGGTGGATCTATCCAAGAGTGCACCAGTAGCTTCAGAGTTATTTGAGTATCAAACAATTgaagggtttcatccagacatgGAATTCATTGTCACTGATTCCAATAAATCGATTCCTAAATTAAACATTGCAGTTCTTGTAGTTGGAACAAGAGGAGATGTTCAACCTTTTCTTGCTATGTCAAAACGACTTCAG GAGTTTGGTCATCATGTTAGGCTCGCAACACATGCAAACTTCCGGTCTTTTGTAGAGTCGGCTGGTGTTGACTTTTATCCTTTGGGCGGTGATCCTCGTATTTTGGCCGGAT ATATGGCAAGGAATAAAGGTCTTATTCCATCAGCACCTGGTGAAATAATCATTCAAAGAAAACAACTAAAAGCAATTATCGAATCTCTTCTTCCTGCATGCACACAACCAGATTTAAAAACGGGTCAACCTTTTCGAGCTCAAGCAATCATTGCAAATCCTCCTGCTTATG GACATGCACATGTTGCTGAAGCTCTTGGTGTTCCTCTTCACATGTTCTTTACAATGCCATGGAC GCCGACATCTGAGTTTCCTTCCCCCTTAGCACGGGTCCCACAAAGTGCTGGTAATTGg CTTTCATATATAGTTGTAGATCTTCTAATTTGGTGGGGAATAAGAGGATATATAAACGACTTTAGAAGAAAGTTAAATCTTGCTCCAATTGCTTACTTTAGCATGTATCGAGGCTCAATTTCTCATTTCCCAACTGGGTATATGTGGAGTCCTCATGTTGTATCTAAACCTAAAG ATTGGGGTCCACTGGTTGATGTTGTTGGTTATTGCTTCTTGAATCTTGCTTCCAAGTATCAACCACCCGAAGAGTTTATTCAATGGATTGGAAAAGGATCAAGTCCGATATATATTGGATTTGGAAGCATG cCTCTTGAAGATTCAACGAAGACTACAAATATCATTTTGGAAGCTTTAAGAAGGACAGGTCAAAGGGGGATAATTGACCGAGGTTGGGGAGATCTTGGGACTT TTCCCGAAATCCCGGATGATGTTTTTCTTCTAGTGGATTGTCCTCATGATTGGTTGTTCCCTCAATGTGCAGCTGTG GTTCATCATGGTGGTGCTGGAACGACTGCAACAGGATTGCGGGCCGGG TGTCCTACAACTATTGTTCCTTTCTTTGGAGATCAATATTTTTGGGGGGATAGAATATATAATAGAGGACTGGGGCCCACTCCAATTCCAATATCTCAACTTACAGTTGAAGCACTTTCAGATGCGATAAATTTCATGCTACAACCCGAG GTGAAAACTCGAGTAATGGATTTGGCAAAGCTAATAGAGAATGAAGATGGTGTTGCTAATGCAGTCAATGCATTTCACCGCCACCTGCCGCCAGATATGCCGCTGTCACCACCGCCATCTTCAAAGcgacatgatgatgatgatgggtaTGATCATGATGATCATCCGACTCTTTTACAATGGTTCTTTACTCAGATCGGATTACATTGTGGCTGTGGTTCATCTTGA
- the LOC111890587 gene encoding citrate-binding protein encodes MKRVCGCSLLLLVVNLSLLNDGLKVFAIDPTQGFTNVPLTPSSFIYQKPYNVPLTDRYSFHNGIRRFWVYSNDKPFERGSNTRPRTEVQIKPDYTSGIWQFEGYAFIPHGTSGATIVQIHGAAEGNTTILLRIYNGDMRYYNGEVIATNLYDKWFKVNLIHNVDEGKIMVYINDVKKFESHDEGPGDLYFKCGVYGAPSDTSRYMESRWRDIKIYKKS; translated from the exons ATGAAGAGAGTTTGTGGTTGCAGCCTGCTTCTCTTAGTTGTAAATTTGAGTTTACTAAATGATGGTTTAAAGGTGTTTGCTATTGATCCCACACAAGGGTTTACCAATGTCCCCTTGACACCAAGTAGCTTCATATACCAGAAACCGTACAACGTCCCACTCACAGACAGATACAGTTTCCATAACGGTATTCGTCGGTTTTGGGTCTATTCAAACGATAAGCCATTCGAGCGTGGAAGCAACACACGACCCAGAACCGAAGTTCAAATAAAA CCAGACTACACTTCGGGGATTTGGCAATTCGAAGGCTATGCATTCATACCACATGGAACTTCGGGTGCTACGATTGTGCAAATCCATGGTGCAGCCGAAGGTAACACAACAATATTACTAAGGATCTATAATGGAGACATGAGGTATTACAATGGGGAAGTAATTGCTACTAATTTATATGATAAATGGTTCAAGGTGAATTTAATTCACAATGTTGATGAAGGAAAAATAATGGTTTACATCAATGACGTGAAGAAGTTTGAATCACATGATGAAGGTCCCGGAGACTTGTATTTTAAGTGTGGTGTTTATGGTGCACCGAGTGACACGAGTCGATATATGGAATCGAGGTGGAGAGACATCAAAATATACAAGAAGTCATAG